The following are from one region of the Marinomonas sp. CT5 genome:
- the ispC gene encoding 1-deoxy-D-xylulose-5-phosphate reductoisomerase, with protein MQGICLLGATGSIGQSTLDVIAKHPDKFVLISASANESVEKMADICRRFKPQRVVMGSQKACDELALKCKDLVISIEWGEEALDSIASDSAVDQVMAAIMGFAGLKPTLAGIRAGKRILLANKESLVTAGKLFMDEVARHDVMLLPIDSEHNAIFQSLPQDKKGAHKQDVSKVILTASGGPFRTWGLKDMSQVTPEQACKHPNWSMGQKISIDSASLMNKGLELIEACWLFGITPDDVEVVVHPESIVHSMVSYLDGSVIAQMGNPDMKIPIAYGMSWPNRIETNVSSLDLVNIARLNFEVPDLERFPNLKLAADAWFMGGTAMAVLNAANEIAVDAFLNRQIGFLDIARVNEKVLSTANITAVNALDDVFEADGYSRRLAMNMISRGVFA; from the coding sequence ATGCAAGGTATTTGCTTATTGGGTGCGACAGGGTCGATTGGTCAAAGTACTCTTGATGTTATTGCTAAACACCCTGATAAATTTGTTTTAATTAGTGCTTCAGCTAATGAGAGTGTTGAGAAAATGGCGGATATATGTCGTCGTTTTAAACCCCAGCGAGTAGTGATGGGGTCTCAGAAGGCATGTGATGAATTGGCGCTAAAATGTAAAGACTTAGTAATATCGATTGAGTGGGGTGAAGAAGCGTTAGATAGTATTGCCTCGGATTCAGCAGTAGATCAGGTTATGGCTGCGATTATGGGGTTTGCCGGTTTGAAGCCTACCTTAGCCGGGATACGTGCCGGAAAGCGTATATTACTGGCTAACAAAGAGTCTTTGGTAACTGCGGGTAAACTATTTATGGATGAAGTTGCTCGGCATGATGTGATGTTACTACCTATCGATAGCGAGCATAATGCCATTTTCCAAAGTTTGCCTCAGGATAAAAAAGGGGCTCATAAACAAGATGTTTCTAAGGTAATTCTTACGGCTTCTGGTGGCCCTTTTAGGACTTGGGGGTTAAAGGATATGTCTCAAGTTACTCCTGAACAAGCCTGTAAACATCCTAATTGGTCAATGGGGCAGAAGATATCAATTGACTCTGCGTCTTTAATGAATAAAGGCTTGGAGTTGATCGAAGCTTGTTGGCTATTTGGTATTACGCCTGATGATGTTGAAGTTGTTGTTCATCCAGAAAGTATTGTTCACTCAATGGTTTCTTACCTCGATGGTTCTGTTATCGCCCAAATGGGTAATCCCGATATGAAAATTCCTATTGCTTATGGGATGAGCTGGCCTAATAGAATTGAGACAAATGTTTCTAGTCTGGATTTGGTGAACATTGCACGATTGAATTTTGAGGTACCAGATCTTGAACGTTTTCCTAATTTGAAACTGGCCGCTGATGCATGGTTTATGGGGGGTACAGCGATGGCTGTACTTAATGCAGCAAATGAAATTGCAGTAGATGCTTTTTTAAATCGCCAAATTGGTTTTCTTGATATTGCTAGAGTGAATGAAAAAGTTTTATCGACAGCCAATATTACGGCGGTGAATGCCTTAGATGATGTTTTTGAAGCGGATGGGTACTCTCGTCGTTTGGCAATGAATATGATTTCTCGCGGTGTTTTTGCATGA
- the uppS gene encoding polyprenyl diphosphate synthase, translating into MSKLDGAEVNSDVVPAHIAIIMDGNNRWAKKKHLPSIAGHTAGASAVRRTVEVAAKSGVKVLTLFAFSSENWKRPKPEVDGLMGLFMRSLKKELKRLNEHKIRLKVIGDISGFSKPLQEQIQRVEDATKNHGQMTLVIAANYGGRWDIAQATKAVVERVVSGELSIDDIDEVSLGEHIQLADLPPPDLLIRTSGEERISNFLLWQTAYSEFVFLPVLWPDFDQSHFKSAIEVYQSRQRRYGGR; encoded by the coding sequence ATGTCTAAATTAGATGGCGCTGAAGTAAATTCAGACGTCGTACCTGCTCATATCGCCATTATTATGGATGGTAATAATCGTTGGGCAAAGAAAAAACACCTTCCAAGTATTGCTGGGCATACAGCAGGGGCCTCTGCCGTAAGGAGAACTGTTGAGGTTGCTGCAAAGTCTGGTGTCAAAGTATTAACCTTGTTCGCATTTTCTAGTGAAAATTGGAAGCGACCTAAGCCTGAGGTTGATGGGCTGATGGGGTTGTTCATGCGTTCTTTGAAAAAAGAATTAAAGCGTCTAAATGAACATAAAATTCGTCTCAAAGTAATTGGTGATATTTCTGGTTTTAGTAAACCGTTACAAGAGCAAATACAGCGGGTAGAAGATGCCACAAAAAACCATGGTCAAATGACCTTGGTTATTGCGGCAAATTATGGTGGGCGTTGGGATATAGCTCAGGCTACAAAGGCTGTGGTTGAACGTGTTGTGTCTGGTGAATTGTCTATAGATGATATTGATGAAGTCTCTTTAGGTGAGCATATACAGTTAGCGGATTTGCCTCCACCAGATCTATTGATTCGAACGTCTGGAGAGGAGCGTATTAGTAATTTTTTACTGTGGCAAACGGCTTATTCTGAGTTTGTTTTTCTTCCTGTGTTATGGCCAGACTTTGATCAGAGTCACTTTAAAAGTGCTATTGAAGTTTATCAAAGTCGTCAGCGTCGTTATGGTGGCCGATAA
- a CDS encoding phosphatidate cytidylyltransferase produces MLLPRVLSAIVMAVLFVCAVFVLEERNFILALAAVVFIAGWEWARLSGVRNQFGRVAFAAVIGFSCYLVMNFNLQKMSLCIAPLLWGLALYWVVRYPDQLVWRLKFSRLLFGICILVTTWCALVVLKQSDNFVVWVLLLMGLIWGADSGAYFAGRAFGKTKLARFVSPGKSWEGVFGGLVLTQVGVLIFSLLSGFESSQWAVLAIIAFLTSSVSVLGDLTESLFKRHEELKDSSHLIPGHGGVMDRVDSLTAAAPIYVLLLSVFGWL; encoded by the coding sequence ATGTTATTACCTAGAGTTCTTAGTGCCATTGTTATGGCTGTTTTGTTTGTTTGTGCTGTTTTTGTATTAGAAGAGCGTAACTTTATTTTAGCCTTGGCGGCAGTCGTTTTTATAGCTGGCTGGGAGTGGGCGCGTTTATCTGGTGTGCGTAATCAGTTTGGTCGCGTAGCGTTTGCCGCTGTAATTGGTTTTTCGTGTTATTTAGTCATGAACTTCAATTTACAAAAAATGTCTCTTTGTATTGCTCCTTTGTTATGGGGGCTGGCTTTGTATTGGGTTGTGCGTTATCCAGATCAACTCGTTTGGCGACTCAAATTTAGTCGTTTGTTATTTGGTATTTGCATTTTAGTGACAACTTGGTGTGCGTTAGTGGTTTTAAAACAGTCGGACAATTTTGTTGTTTGGGTGTTGCTTCTTATGGGCTTGATCTGGGGGGCGGATTCCGGTGCCTATTTTGCGGGTAGAGCATTCGGTAAAACAAAGTTAGCTAGGTTTGTAAGTCCAGGTAAATCTTGGGAAGGTGTATTTGGTGGTTTGGTATTGACTCAAGTTGGGGTGCTGATTTTTTCTTTGCTGAGTGGCTTTGAGTCATCTCAGTGGGCTGTATTGGCTATTATTGCATTTTTAACTTCCTCTGTGTCGGTGTTGGGCGATTTGACGGAAAGCCTTTTTAAGCGCCACGAAGAGCTGAAAGATTCCAGTCATCTTATTCCAGGGCATGGTGGTGTAATGGATCGTGTTGATAGTTTGACGGCTGCTGCACCTATATATGTTTTACTACTTAGTGTATTCGGGTGGCTTTAA
- the rseP gene encoding RIP metalloprotease RseP translates to MIQNILYIVIALGLLITFHEFGHFYIARRCGVKVLRFSVGFGKPIYRYIGKTGTEFTLAMIPLGGYVRMLDEREGNVPEALRDQAFNSKSVWQRIAIVAAGPIANFILAIFIYALVALIGVQSIAPKVGNIRQNSPAAQTQMKTGDELVSLAGEPVTSWEDVNLVLAGLIGKTGTIIVRYQPEGLGSLREDTVSLKRWLVGNEPNNLIKAFGLSPWYPEVAPVIAQVVSGGAAAEAGVMVGDKILEINNHPMPNWQQVVDLIQASPNKKLAVKVLRDRAFINLSLMPKSTEHNGKVIGYVGLAVEPPKLDEGLIRERHYGPLESISYGVEQTFKMVSLTVSSIGKMLQGLISVENLSGPITIAKVASASADSGLQSFLRFMAYLSVSLGVLNLLPIPMLDGGHLLFFGIEAIRRKPVSEKIQGMAYRIGASLLFALMAVAIFNDIARL, encoded by the coding sequence ATGATACAGAATATTCTTTACATTGTAATCGCGCTTGGTTTGCTCATCACATTTCATGAGTTTGGGCACTTTTATATTGCGCGACGTTGTGGTGTTAAAGTGCTGCGTTTTTCTGTTGGTTTTGGGAAGCCTATTTACCGCTATATTGGGAAAACAGGGACTGAATTTACTTTGGCAATGATTCCTCTTGGTGGTTATGTTCGTATGCTAGACGAGCGAGAGGGGAATGTTCCTGAAGCGCTGAGAGATCAAGCCTTTAATTCAAAAAGTGTTTGGCAGCGGATTGCTATTGTTGCTGCTGGTCCCATTGCCAATTTTATTTTGGCTATCTTTATCTACGCTTTGGTTGCTTTAATTGGTGTTCAATCAATTGCTCCTAAAGTTGGTAATATCCGTCAAAATTCTCCTGCCGCTCAGACTCAAATGAAAACCGGTGATGAGTTAGTTTCTCTTGCCGGTGAACCCGTTACATCCTGGGAAGACGTAAATTTAGTGTTAGCAGGCTTGATCGGTAAAACCGGAACCATTATTGTGCGTTACCAGCCTGAAGGGCTCGGGTCTTTGCGTGAAGATACTGTTAGTTTGAAACGGTGGTTGGTTGGTAACGAGCCAAATAATCTGATTAAGGCGTTTGGTTTATCTCCTTGGTATCCAGAAGTTGCTCCAGTTATAGCTCAGGTTGTGAGTGGTGGAGCCGCTGCAGAAGCAGGGGTTATGGTTGGGGATAAAATTTTAGAAATCAATAATCACCCCATGCCTAATTGGCAGCAGGTTGTCGATTTAATTCAGGCTAGCCCTAATAAAAAGCTAGCTGTGAAAGTTTTGCGAGATCGAGCTTTTATTAACTTATCATTGATGCCCAAATCAACAGAACATAATGGCAAAGTGATTGGTTATGTCGGTCTAGCTGTGGAACCGCCAAAATTAGATGAAGGCCTTATTAGAGAGCGTCATTATGGACCTCTTGAATCAATATCTTATGGGGTTGAGCAGACTTTTAAAATGGTATCTCTGACAGTCTCTTCTATAGGGAAAATGTTACAGGGATTGATTTCCGTTGAGAATTTGTCAGGTCCAATAACTATTGCAAAGGTGGCTAGTGCTTCAGCAGACTCCGGTTTGCAATCATTTTTAAGATTTATGGCTTACCTTAGTGTTAGCTTGGGTGTGTTAAATTTGTTGCCCATTCCAATGTTGGATGGTGGGCATTTATTGTTTTTTGGTATTGAAGCTATTCGTCGTAAGCCTGTTTCTGAAAAAATTCAGGGAATGGCTTATCGTATTGGTGCTTCTCTTTTATTTGCTCTAATGGCCGTTGCCATTTTTAATGATATTGCCCGCTTGTAG
- the tsf gene encoding translation elongation factor Ts, which produces MAAVSAALVKELRDRTGLGMMECKKALVAANADIEVAIEELRKSSGMKAAKKAGRTAAEGTIIMRVADDASYGVLVEVNSETDFASRDEGFISFANKVADAVFATKETDMAKVISGEMLEAREALVQKIGENITPRRAVVLEGGLINGYLHGNGQIAVLTQLEGGDAELAKDVSMHVAAVSPRVVRGEDMPADVLAKEEEIIRAQPDMAGKPAEIVDKMIVGRMKKFLAENSLVEQPFVKNPEIKVGQLVKEAGATVTSFVRLEVGEGIEVAEVDFAAEVAAQLKG; this is translated from the coding sequence ATGGCCGCAGTATCTGCAGCATTGGTAAAAGAGCTACGTGACCGTACTGGCCTAGGCATGATGGAGTGCAAAAAAGCACTTGTCGCTGCTAACGCTGATATCGAAGTGGCTATCGAAGAACTACGTAAATCAAGTGGCATGAAGGCAGCTAAAAAGGCGGGCCGTACTGCAGCGGAAGGTACAATCATTATGCGTGTAGCTGATGATGCATCTTACGGTGTCTTGGTTGAAGTTAACTCTGAAACTGACTTCGCTTCTCGTGACGAAGGCTTTATTTCTTTTGCAAACAAAGTGGCTGATGCTGTTTTTGCAACAAAAGAAACAGATATGGCTAAAGTTATTTCGGGCGAAATGCTTGAAGCTCGTGAAGCTTTGGTTCAAAAAATTGGTGAAAACATTACACCTCGTCGCGCTGTGGTCCTAGAAGGTGGTTTGATTAATGGTTACCTACATGGTAATGGTCAAATCGCTGTGTTGACGCAGTTGGAAGGTGGTGATGCAGAATTGGCTAAAGATGTATCTATGCATGTTGCCGCTGTTTCTCCTCGCGTTGTTCGAGGTGAAGATATGCCTGCTGATGTTCTTGCTAAAGAAGAAGAAATTATTCGTGCACAACCTGATATGGCTGGTAAGCCTGCAGAAATCGTTGATAAAATGATTGTTGGTCGCATGAAGAAATTTTTGGCTGAAAACAGCTTAGTTGAGCAGCCATTTGTTAAAAATCCAGAAATTAAAGTTGGTCAGTTGGTTAAAGAGGCTGGTGCAACTGTGACTTCTTTCGTTCGCTTAGAAGTAGGTGAAGGTATTGAAGTGGCTGAAGTGGATTTTGCCGCAGAAGTAGCAGCACAACTTAAAGGTTAA
- the pyrH gene encoding UMP kinase, whose protein sequence is MPKEKSPNYKRILLKLSGEALMGDESFGIDPKVLNRIALEIGQLRGIGVEVGIVIGGGNLFRGQALSQAGMDRVTGDHMGMLATVMNALAMRDALERANIATRVMSAITMTGIVEPYDRRRAMRLMKEGDVLIFSAGTGNPFFTTDSAACLRGIEIDADVVLKATKVDGVYSADPMKDPTAVKYDTLGYDEVLEKQLGVMDLTAICLTRDHSMPVRVFNMNKPGALVNIMVGGSEGTLIK, encoded by the coding sequence ATGCCAAAAGAAAAGAGTCCAAATTATAAAAGAATTTTGCTTAAGTTAAGTGGCGAAGCCTTGATGGGGGATGAGTCCTTTGGTATCGATCCTAAAGTATTAAACCGGATTGCGCTTGAAATAGGTCAGTTACGAGGCATTGGTGTTGAAGTTGGTATTGTTATCGGTGGTGGTAACTTGTTTCGTGGCCAAGCATTGAGCCAAGCAGGAATGGATCGTGTTACTGGTGACCATATGGGGATGCTAGCAACCGTTATGAATGCACTCGCAATGCGTGATGCATTGGAGCGTGCCAATATTGCAACGCGTGTGATGTCGGCAATTACTATGACGGGGATTGTTGAGCCTTATGATCGTCGCCGAGCTATGCGTTTAATGAAAGAAGGTGATGTACTTATTTTTTCTGCCGGCACGGGCAATCCTTTTTTTACAACTGACTCTGCTGCTTGTTTACGTGGTATTGAGATTGACGCTGATGTCGTGCTGAAGGCAACGAAAGTTGATGGAGTTTATTCTGCTGACCCAATGAAAGATCCTACAGCCGTGAAATATGATACATTGGGTTATGATGAAGTTCTTGAAAAACAATTAGGCGTAATGGACTTAACGGCTATTTGTTTGACCCGAGATCACAGCATGCCAGTTCGCGTATTTAATATGAATAAGCCGGGAGCCTTGGTGAATATCATGGTTGGTGGCAGTGAAGGTACACTGATTAAGTGA
- the map gene encoding type I methionyl aminopeptidase, whose amino-acid sequence MSNETLQKVKELTQNGRIEVPSWTPRPASTHFTDISDIEGMRTAGKLAADVLVMLEEFVVPGVTTEQLDIIAHNYIVDVQGAIPAPLNYHGFPKSCCTSVNDVICHGIPNDKALKKGDVVNIDITIIKDGYYGDTSKMFFAGPALPHAERLAKVTQECLYLAIDMVKPGTRLGDIGAAISAHAHKNHYTVVEEYCGHGVGTTFHGEPQVAHYGKAGTGVMLEEGMTLTIEPMINAGKKQVKHTGPDNWIAKTKDGRLSAQYEHTLLVTADGVEVLTRRPEETRFS is encoded by the coding sequence ATGAGCAATGAAACCCTACAAAAAGTTAAAGAACTAACTCAAAACGGACGCATTGAGGTTCCAAGCTGGACGCCTCGTCCTGCATCAACACACTTTACCGACATCAGTGATATAGAAGGCATGCGAACCGCAGGCAAACTAGCGGCCGATGTTTTAGTGATGCTAGAAGAATTTGTCGTGCCTGGCGTTACCACAGAACAACTCGACATCATTGCGCACAACTATATTGTTGATGTTCAAGGTGCCATTCCAGCTCCCTTAAATTATCACGGTTTCCCCAAATCTTGCTGCACATCTGTTAATGACGTTATTTGTCACGGTATCCCAAATGACAAAGCGCTAAAAAAGGGCGATGTGGTCAACATTGACATCACTATCATCAAAGATGGTTATTACGGCGATACCAGCAAAATGTTTTTCGCAGGTCCAGCCCTGCCTCACGCAGAGCGTCTAGCAAAAGTGACACAGGAATGCCTATATCTTGCAATTGATATGGTAAAACCTGGTACACGCCTTGGCGACATCGGCGCAGCCATTTCAGCTCATGCCCACAAAAACCACTACACAGTTGTCGAAGAGTATTGCGGTCATGGTGTTGGTACCACTTTTCACGGAGAGCCACAAGTTGCTCACTACGGCAAAGCTGGAACCGGCGTTATGCTGGAGGAAGGCATGACCCTTACTATTGAGCCGATGATTAACGCGGGTAAAAAACAGGTTAAACATACCGGCCCAGACAACTGGATTGCTAAAACCAAAGATGGTCGTTTATCCGCTCAATATGAGCATACTCTACTTGTTACGGCTGATGGGGTTGAAGTACTCACCCGCCGCCCAGAAGAAACTCGCTTCTCTTAG
- the frr gene encoding ribosome recycling factor: MINEILKDAEDRMSKAVASVESAFKKIRTGRAHPSILDSVKVNYYGAETPLSQVANITVEDARTLGISPWENNLVPEIEKAIMKSDLGLNPATNGNLIRIPMPALTEETRKNYFKQAKNEAENGRIAIRNIRRDANGSLKDLVKEKEISEDDERRGQDQVQKVTDKYVALVEERLTAKEKDLMEI; encoded by the coding sequence ATGATTAACGAAATTCTTAAAGATGCAGAAGACCGTATGAGTAAAGCAGTGGCTTCTGTTGAGTCTGCTTTTAAAAAAATTCGTACAGGTCGAGCCCATCCTAGCATTTTAGATTCAGTCAAAGTGAATTACTACGGGGCTGAAACGCCATTAAGTCAGGTCGCTAATATCACGGTTGAAGATGCTCGTACTCTTGGTATTTCGCCTTGGGAGAATAATCTAGTTCCTGAGATTGAAAAAGCTATTATGAAATCGGACCTAGGTTTAAACCCAGCCACTAACGGAAATCTTATCCGCATTCCTATGCCAGCTCTGACGGAAGAGACCCGTAAAAATTATTTCAAACAAGCCAAAAATGAAGCAGAGAACGGCCGTATTGCGATTCGTAACATTCGTCGTGATGCAAATGGCAGTCTTAAAGACCTAGTGAAAGAAAAAGAAATCTCTGAGGACGATGAGCGTCGTGGTCAGGATCAAGTTCAAAAAGTAACAGATAAATATGTTGCTCTAGTTGAAGAGCGTCTTACTGCAAAAGAAAAAGACTTGATGGAAATCTAA
- the glnD gene encoding [protein-PII] uridylyltransferase, protein MDFPAFPDAPPLLTTEERQELSQANCSVSRYKAIIEEKTTIYNDLFHSLYPIEKLVKGLSSFYDEIMQAAWTSKKLDIEQQVSLVAVGGYGRGELHPKSDIDLLILLADGTQPPKSKIEAFITFLWDINLDVGHSVRSINECSEMAAKDITIITNLIESRTLIGPEDLLATLKLHIDISQMWDGHSFYKAKLTEQKQRHAKYQNTAYNLEPNLKECPGGLRDMQVIDWVAKRHLHTHRLSALIDKQFLSEDEYIQLKGAVSHLWRIRWALHMIAGRKEDRLLFDHQRTLTKLFGFDDDDLKRNVERFMQGYYQSVAAIQQLNDLLLQHFEESFLAKDAINSVEVLNDNFQIANGQLEARSTTLFQDTPSSMLEIYVLLGSYENVKGIRANTMRQLRDSLDLIDDDFRNNKINTDLFLDIIASRYRLTSILRSMKHLGLLGRYLPEFGAIIGQMQHDLFHIYTVDAHTLQLVENLRRLLQPESKQKFPISAQVIRHVEKVELLYIAGLYHDIAKGRGGDHSELGCVDAQAFCERHGLSKRDTALVVWLVRNHLFMSVTAQRKDISDPEVIWEFASYVKDQEHLDYLFILTVADINATNPTMWNSWRASLMRQLYLETKRALRRGLDFPIDADMISDEHKQRALEIMIERNVDIMEAEDIWDTIEEEYFIRSNGDEIAWNTEAILRHRPSTKPLIAITPLGGRNFSGASKIFIYTLITKHLFAVTAATFEQLGLTILDAKISHTTNNYSLDSFVVMDGNDNDSNLHLDKERISLIRNTLMAQLETPSLYESVVQRHTPRILKIFNSPSTAHFVSQPEEVWSALEITAPDRPGLLALVGQFFMNNNIMLHKAKIATLGERVEDTFYITEENGDLITDPDTMNNICTLLKEKIDRFSQAMD, encoded by the coding sequence ATGGACTTCCCTGCTTTTCCAGACGCTCCGCCACTTTTAACAACAGAAGAAAGACAAGAACTTTCTCAAGCAAACTGCTCTGTTTCTCGTTACAAAGCCATCATTGAAGAAAAAACCACCATTTATAACGATCTTTTTCACTCGTTATATCCAATTGAAAAGCTCGTCAAAGGGCTATCGTCCTTTTACGATGAAATTATGCAAGCTGCTTGGACGTCTAAAAAATTAGACATAGAACAACAGGTCAGCTTAGTTGCTGTTGGTGGTTATGGTCGAGGGGAATTACACCCAAAATCGGATATCGATTTACTGATTCTATTAGCGGATGGTACACAACCACCAAAAAGTAAAATTGAAGCCTTCATTACCTTTCTCTGGGATATCAACTTAGATGTTGGGCATAGCGTTCGCAGCATAAACGAATGCTCTGAGATGGCAGCAAAAGATATCACCATCATCACCAACTTAATTGAGTCGCGAACCCTGATTGGCCCTGAAGATCTACTCGCCACGCTAAAGTTACACATAGACATCTCTCAAATGTGGGACGGCCACTCTTTTTATAAAGCGAAGTTGACCGAACAAAAGCAGCGCCATGCAAAATACCAAAACACCGCTTATAACTTAGAGCCTAACTTAAAAGAATGCCCTGGCGGTCTCAGAGACATGCAAGTCATTGACTGGGTAGCAAAACGCCATTTACACACCCATAGACTTAGCGCCCTTATAGACAAACAGTTCTTATCCGAAGATGAATACATACAACTCAAAGGTGCCGTAAGCCATCTATGGCGGATTCGCTGGGCTCTGCATATGATCGCTGGCCGCAAAGAAGACCGACTGCTTTTCGACCACCAACGCACCCTAACCAAACTATTTGGTTTTGATGATGATGATTTAAAGCGTAACGTTGAACGCTTTATGCAAGGCTATTACCAAAGTGTTGCGGCCATACAACAACTTAATGACCTACTACTTCAACATTTTGAAGAATCGTTTCTAGCGAAAGACGCCATCAATTCAGTTGAAGTACTCAATGACAATTTCCAAATTGCAAACGGCCAACTGGAAGCACGCTCTACGACGCTATTTCAAGACACCCCTTCCAGTATGCTTGAAATCTATGTACTACTGGGCAGCTATGAAAATGTTAAAGGCATTCGCGCTAACACTATGCGACAGCTACGCGATAGCCTAGACCTTATTGATGACGATTTCAGAAACAACAAAATAAACACAGATTTATTTCTAGATATTATCGCTAGCCGCTATCGATTAACCAGCATCCTTAGATCAATGAAGCATCTTGGCTTATTGGGACGCTACCTACCAGAGTTCGGTGCAATCATAGGTCAAATGCAGCACGACTTATTTCATATATATACAGTTGATGCACACACTTTACAGTTAGTAGAAAATTTACGCCGCCTATTACAACCCGAATCAAAACAAAAATTCCCAATCTCCGCTCAAGTAATTCGTCACGTAGAAAAAGTAGAGCTTTTGTACATCGCTGGCCTCTACCACGATATTGCCAAAGGACGTGGAGGAGACCACTCAGAACTGGGTTGCGTCGATGCCCAAGCTTTTTGTGAACGTCACGGTCTATCAAAACGAGACACAGCACTGGTTGTCTGGCTAGTTAGAAACCATCTTTTTATGTCTGTAACTGCTCAGCGTAAAGATATATCAGATCCTGAAGTGATTTGGGAATTTGCTAGCTACGTTAAAGATCAAGAGCACCTAGATTATTTGTTTATTCTAACGGTTGCTGATATCAATGCCACCAATCCAACCATGTGGAATAGCTGGAGAGCCTCTCTGATGCGCCAGCTGTACCTAGAAACCAAGCGCGCTTTACGACGCGGGTTAGACTTCCCTATCGATGCCGATATGATCAGCGATGAGCATAAGCAACGTGCTTTAGAAATCATGATTGAACGCAATGTCGACATCATGGAAGCCGAAGACATTTGGGACACAATCGAAGAGGAATATTTCATTCGCTCAAATGGTGATGAAATCGCATGGAATACCGAAGCCATTCTTCGTCATAGACCAAGCACAAAACCCCTCATTGCGATCACCCCACTTGGTGGTAGAAATTTCTCAGGTGCTAGTAAAATATTTATCTACACCTTAATCACCAAACACTTGTTTGCAGTCACAGCAGCGACATTCGAGCAACTTGGTTTAACCATACTTGATGCTAAAATCAGCCACACAACCAACAACTACAGCCTAGATAGTTTTGTTGTTATGGATGGCAATGATAACGACTCCAACCTTCACCTAGATAAAGAACGCATATCCTTAATTCGCAATACTCTTATGGCACAACTGGAAACCCCTTCTCTTTACGAGAGTGTCGTACAGCGTCACACACCAAGGATTTTGAAAATATTCAACTCCCCTTCAACCGCCCACTTTGTCAGTCAACCCGAAGAAGTTTGGTCTGCACTTGAGATAACAGCACCGGATAGACCTGGATTACTTGCTCTAGTAGGGCAATTTTTTATGAACAATAATATTATGCTTCACAAAGCCAAAATCGCTACCCTTGGCGAGCGTGTAGAAGACACCTTTTACATAACAGAAGAAAATGGTGATCTAATCACCGACCCAGATACCATGAACAACATTTGCACCCTTTTAAAAGAGAAAATAGACCGTTTTTCTCAAGCAATGGACTAA
- the rpsB gene encoding 30S ribosomal protein S2 has product MPTVSMRDLLLVGSHFGHQTRYWNPKMKPFIFGARNKIHIINLEHTVPALNNALELVKKMAENKNKVLFVGTKRAASKTIKEQAARSGMPYVNHRWLGGMLTNYKTIRASIKRLRELETQMSDGTFDKLTKKEALMRTRELEKLELSMGGIKDMGGLPDVLFVVDVDHERIAIKEANKLGIPVIGIVDTNSNPDGVDYIIPANDDAIRAVQLYVGAFADAVLEGRNATAGTADEFVEVSEATEA; this is encoded by the coding sequence ATGCCTACAGTTTCTATGCGCGACCTATTATTGGTTGGTTCACACTTCGGTCACCAAACTCGTTACTGGAACCCAAAAATGAAACCTTTCATTTTTGGTGCTCGTAACAAGATCCACATCATCAACCTTGAGCACACTGTTCCAGCTCTTAACAATGCTCTTGAGCTAGTTAAGAAAATGGCTGAAAACAAGAACAAGGTTTTGTTTGTTGGTACTAAGCGTGCCGCATCTAAAACGATTAAAGAGCAAGCTGCTCGCTCTGGTATGCCATACGTTAACCACCGTTGGTTAGGTGGTATGTTGACTAACTACAAAACAATTCGTGCATCTATCAAGCGTCTTCGTGAGCTTGAAACTCAAATGTCCGATGGTACTTTCGATAAGCTGACTAAAAAAGAAGCTTTGATGCGTACTCGTGAGCTTGAAAAACTTGAGCTTTCTATGGGTGGTATCAAGGATATGGGCGGCCTTCCTGATGTATTGTTTGTTGTTGACGTTGATCATGAACGTATTGCTATTAAAGAAGCAAACAAATTAGGCATTCCTGTTATCGGTATCGTTGATACTAACAGTAATCCAGATGGTGTTGATTACATCATTCCAGCTAACGATGATGCTATCCGTGCAGTTCAATTGTACGTTGGCGCTTTTGCTGATGCAGTTCTTGAAGGTCGTAATGCGACTGCTGGTACTGCAGACGAATTCGTTGAAGTAAGCGAAGCTACTGAAGCGTAA